A stretch of Campylobacter gracilis DNA encodes these proteins:
- a CDS encoding response regulator transcription factor translates to MQDYELLDVLSNKRVLCLEDEPGILKNIIESLQLFFGEVVGVKDGLEALDEAMSGSYDALVFDIGVPHMDGLEVVKKIRAAGISVPIVILSSHTEQEYLWRAVELKITRYLPKPYDKNAFIKALQDVAAELINHAPIFSINDELKYDFAKKIIYVKDSACHLSKSESKLLEYFLARKNQTVTYEQLFDYMWEFEQPSKEAIKAIVKELRRKIGKDVIKNLYAVGYLFEV, encoded by the coding sequence ATGCAAGATTACGAGTTATTGGACGTTTTGTCCAATAAAAGGGTTCTTTGCCTAGAGGACGAGCCCGGTATTTTAAAAAATATAATCGAATCGCTACAGCTGTTTTTCGGCGAAGTAGTGGGGGTCAAGGACGGGCTGGAGGCGCTCGATGAAGCGATGAGCGGCTCGTACGACGCGCTGGTTTTTGATATCGGCGTGCCGCATATGGACGGGCTAGAGGTCGTCAAAAAGATTCGAGCTGCCGGCATCTCAGTGCCGATCGTGATACTTTCGAGCCATACCGAGCAGGAGTATCTGTGGCGAGCGGTGGAGCTTAAGATCACTAGGTATCTGCCTAAGCCGTATGACAAAAACGCCTTTATAAAGGCGTTGCAAGACGTCGCTGCGGAGCTGATAAATCACGCGCCGATATTTAGCATAAACGATGAGCTGAAGTATGATTTTGCCAAAAAGATCATCTACGTAAAAGACAGCGCCTGTCATCTTTCCAAAAGCGAGAGCAAGCTTTTGGAGTACTTCTTAGCGCGCAAAAATCAAACCGTAACCTACGAGCAGCTATTTGACTATATGTGGGAGTTCGAGCAGCCCAGCAAAGAGGCGATCAAGGCGATCGTCAAAGAATTGCGCCGCAAGATCGGCAAGGACGTGATCAAAAATTTATATGCGGTGGGGTATCTCTTTGAAGTATAA